GGCGGCGGAAAAATCGCCAAGTCGATGGAATACGCACTGCTGTACATGGAGGTGCTCGCAACTGTGTTTATTTTACCGTGGATGCTTTAAAAACGTAACCCGTTCTATTTTTTCGGTGCCGAGCATATGAAACGCACGTGCTTATATGTGACTGCGCACGAACGGCGAAGCGACTGCTTCGAAAATCCAGCCGAGAGAAATCGTATTACAACGAAGTGGCCTCAATGAGCAATTGGGTACGAATGTAAATTACTTGAAACAGAAAGCGAAAGCGACGAGTTTCTGTTCCACGTAGTTTACGCTGAAATTTTCACTGGATGGTCACTTCGCACGTTTCCtccgtttttttaaataattttaaataatagttatataatcTGAATAACTTAATAAGTTTACGAGTAGCTCTTTCACCGTTCGTGTGCAAATTTAAGTTAACGTAGCGGTTTTTTCGCCGCCCCTGCAAGAACACCGCACATTATGCACCAGTCTATAGGATATACGATCGTCTCAATTCGATGTCATCTTCTGTGTTGTtttcgtcgccgtcgttgtcatcgccgtcgtcgtggTGCTCGTTTTCGTTGTTTTCGACGACTCCACGTTCTGATGCTTCGACACGTCCGTCGAGGCTGTCAGAGGCTTCTTGTTCACCTCACACATTTTTCGTGCTCGCCAGTAATCTGcaacaaaaatattgaagcatcGTGAACGACAGGTTATTTAAGCGCAACATGGAGAGAAGCGACGATGGGGTCGGTCTTACGTTCTACAAGAACAAGTGAAATGGCGCGCGATACAATAAAAGTGTGATACAATAAGCTATTCATTTCTATTCATTCGATACGTTCGTCGCGGTGTGAATAGGTGTATTCGTAGGGGACACATGAGGCTTCCCGTAATAAGTATATCTTCAAGGTTCCGTGGCGAGGTTTTTGTGGATCAACGGGGTCATCTCGTTACGGAGTGGCGTAACCTGTATGGAGGTAGCGCGCGGGAGGGGCACAAAATTTCCACAACAAAGACTACACACGTACAAAACATCTTAGGGATACCCTACTATCGATCAGGTAGCCACCTGAGCGCCCTAccctctttcctttctttcatacgaattttccctctttctctgaCTGATTGTCTGGCAGGTGCGATTTGATGTTAACGGTCCGCCAAAATCACTTTGTCTATCCAAATGCGATAACACGAAGAATAAAAAACTTGCACGCACGTTTTGTTGCAAAAatctatgaaaaaaattatgaaacgaGATAATAGTTACTTCACTATCACGTAGCTCAGCATtagttattaaaaagttagattaaaaaatgtttctcctctTCTATGAGAACTTCCTATAAGAACTTCTTCAAGCGAGATGAAGACGATCCTCGGCGTCCAAGTAACGGGCATAAACGCGGATTAAACGAAAATCTTCATTGATGCATAAGTTTCGTAGCTTCCAAGGGGATATTAGCGTTCGTCACTTACGTGTACCACTCAAGGGACTATCAGCGCTCGCGAATCGTGCAATAAACCGCGTAGCCTGATTCGATGAATCGATGAAAGAAGTGCAGAAAAATCGCCGCAACGACCATATGTCGAGGACATGATCCTTTCTCTGTGTCTTCGCTCTTTTTGGCATTGGTTCGCCATATGGCGCACGAAACAGAGTTCTCTTCCTCAACCTCAAAATTTCTCCCTTTCTTGTTATCTTCCTTCATGTCTGCCTTTCTTCAGCGTGCAGAGTCGTGCTCACATGATTTCGCTTGTCAGCATCTGTTTCCACGCCTCAGCGTGTCGCAAAGTAGATCTTAGATGTGCTCGATGCTTACCTGTCCATATGTCTGAGTAAGATTCTGAGAATATCCTTTTGTTCACGCATCCAAAAAGGACCCTTCCAAAAAGGACGTCTTTTCGTTCTTCGCCCGAGCGAAGTTTTTCTTCCGAGTCGCTCCAAGGCGTCTCCCACTTGGCGGGAAAACCATGCAACAGACTGCATTATAGTTTTCTTTAAATCGTGATCGAAAGAACTTCTTTGTCGACTTGCCATGTGTCGCAGGATCGTGAATCTCGAAGACATTTCCTATTATTCcacaatgtaaaaaataatacttgatCATCCTCGCGTTTTCGCGATGCGATccatatttatctttttctataGTTAACTGTAGAAGACGTGTGGAACATTCTTCTTCCGTTCTCCATAAAAGATCCAGTTAGGCAGgtagaaagatagagaaaatatgaaaattaaaatgatagtgtctttagactttttttattttgttcaaatAAACTATGTAATTCTATTATAAactatgtaattaaatttgctttccctaaaaattaatataatctctTTACACAAGCACTCAATGGCTACCATGATATGAAAATACAGAAAATGAGAAACTTGAgcaacattatattataataagaaataaattcagaataaacaaaatgtaattgtatcttttaaaagttatgATATGAGTATGTATAATGTAAGTAGTATGTGCAATGTAATTTTCCTTGATTTCTTACTTAATTTCCATGGTTGAGTAACTTATGAAGTGTCGCAATTAATGCATACAACTCATTGCACTTATACAAAAGCGCAACTTGTCGCAGCAGGTGGCGTGCGACCTTCGGAAGGTCTCGTATCGCGTGTTCGCGAGTTTGATTTAATCGTGAGAAAAGACCTTCCAGTCGTCATGGGCCTGTAGGAAGGGTTAACAGGTGTTGGTGGAAAAGAGTTGGTTGCGTCGTCCCGGTCCGATGAAGTTTCGAGGATCTTGTGCTGTCTTTGTTCCAGCCCAAAGAATACCGTGTAGAAGATTATCAGTACAAATTAGCAATAGATCTTGATATgaaattcgaaaaataaacttttcttCTGTTCgtataaatattgcaacatACGTGTTAAGAGGCGATATGAAGCTCAATGAGTGTCAGCTCTTAGCGTCGCGCGTACAGTTCCCTATATGGTAAAAGCGTTATTATTAGGtgttttacaaattaattcagtgctTTTTTCTCAAGAAAATAagcctttatttactttctatGTCTCGAGAGCGGATTTGCCAGCTGCCTGATAGATGgagaaaatattagaaaatggtggcgaatatttcgaagattgacatgcttattatttttttctaataaaagtttaatttctttaataaaagcaccgaattaattaatacaccTAATAGATATTGTGcgatgttatttaatttacaaatgaaAGGTTTTTTAAAACGATTCCCCCTTGTAATAGTGtggaaaacaagaaaaatttgcaaatcatGCGATATGATATTCTTATGTGTATCCGGTACATCTTCAATTTCTCCCATGCAGAGACATGCAAAATTTTGCACTTGGTCGAAAAGATACGATGTCCATTGTGCGTAAAGTGATCATGCGATATGATGGAGGATCAAGATATAATTACATCAGGCCTTAGGAATCCAAGGAATGCGATCGCAAGTTTTTTATACTCCTTGGAAATGCGGGCCCTAAGTGATTCATGATGAAACCCTTCGAGTGCTTGACGTCCTTTTGCCTTAGATGCGTAATGACTCACGGATGTGATTCACTCCCAATCAGCAGATTCCTTTTACCCTGACTATGTCTTTAGACCCCATCTTTACTTTACAAAGACGACCAACGTTTCTCACCGTCACGCACAATGCATATCCACTTATCTCTTCGCGATAACGCGGGCATTTTTTCGTAGATATTCGGTTGTTGTGTACAAGTAAGCGAATGCTTTTCCAAGTACTGTGgagttatataaaaagatcAGCTTTTGAATATATTATGAGTTAAacttaaaaacatttatatttatatttactgCAGGTTAAATTTTACGAATAAATAACAATCTACTGACGTTTTCCtatttacagaaaaatgttacattcatatatttttctataatatttaatcactttgtcgaataaataatttttatggaatcatagtaaaacttttatatgaAATCATAGAAATAATTCAGCTATACATTTTTCAAGGTAGTCTAGAAGAAAGCAATAGATCCCTTAGGTTCCAAGCCTGGGTCATTTAGATTATCGCTGCAATGGGTCTCGTTTACGACGTGTGCTTCTGGTATCGTAAGAAATGATAGCCCGCCAAGGTAGAAGATCCTCGAAGAGACGCGTAAGACTAGTAGCCGGGAATACTCGGGCGAGAGATGGCTACAGAAAAGGGGAGGGAGGAGAAGGCGGAAGAGACGACGGGTTTAGAATAAGAAAACAGGTCGGAGCCACGCGACCAGTCCGCGCCTGCGCGTTAGACTTCCTTGCGACACGGGTTTCCCGCCAAAAAGGAGAGAGCGTTCTCACCACGTCACGATATCCACGAacgattattttatcgctATTTGCACTGGCATTTCAACTGTTttcatttaataacattaatttcatttgttaGAAATGAGTTTTTGTTAGAACCCGATTCTCTCCATTAATTTCACCTCATAGCGGGATTATCGTACCATAAGTGTCGTTGCATAATTCGATTCCCGCCTTAACGAACGTTACTACAGTAGTATGCCATATTGAATTATGTGTAAGGCACATTTTAGCCCGGTCATGCACATTCAATGCCAGACCAGAGAGTCCAGTCGAAAAAAGCGCGGGAAAATCTGAAGAAGTCCCCCTTTTTTCGCGTGCGTACATTCCGCGAGATTTTTGCCTATTGTCCACCTACGGAAATAACCCGAACGCGTCGAATGATTCATGCCGTCTCATGCATATTCTGCGGCCATATGCGTTTCGGATATGTTTGCGCGCCTTAATCGCCGATCAAATAGCTCGTCAGTAAATGCCACGGTGATATTTCGTAGGGAAAATGCTGCTTACCGTGAATGCTGGTCTGCCTTGAATACGGATTACTCCGTTTTTTGCTGGGCGAGTGATCGTTCTTCTCGTTGTTCCTCCTCTGGTAATTATTCTCCTTGTCCTCGGAAGATGGATCCACTCCCCATCTGCTCCTGAATCTACTCCTTTCTAGATCCAATGCTTCGTGAAGCATCTCTATCGTTTCGCGCGAATTCGGCTTGCCGAAAAGGCAA
The Ooceraea biroi isolate clonal line C1 chromosome 4, Obir_v5.4, whole genome shotgun sequence genome window above contains:
- the LOC105283584 gene encoding uncharacterized protein LOC105283584; translated protein: MFGEKLDRKVSQIDETDVIEDSSVLTENVGAEARRKLTVDTIISDANRGARQALDKCTSLKVNGDTWRSVHSARHANRDRDFEMLAASFCCKVYYTMLPSKNMTSQVPRCLFGKPNSRETIEMLHEALDLERSRFRSRWGVDPSSEDKENNYQRRNNEKNDHSPSKKRSNPYSRQTSIHDYWRARKMCEVNKKPLTASTDVSKHQNVESSKTTKTSTTTTAMTTTATKTTQKMTSN